The proteins below come from a single Fusarium verticillioides 7600 chromosome 3, whole genome shotgun sequence genomic window:
- a CDS encoding pyruvate carboxylase — MAGIAPVAPVAPQQPLTFNDVFEEEDIDEPKEANTVHHIRANSSIMHVKKILVANRGEIPIRIFRTAHELSLHTVAVFSYEDRLSMHRQKADEAYVIGKRGQYTPVGAYLAGDEIIKIAVEHGVQMIHPGYGFLSENAEFARSVEKAGLIFVGPSPDVIDSLGDKVSARKLANAANVPVVPGTQGAVERYEEVKDFTDKYGFPIIIKAAFGGGGRGMRVVREQESLKESFERATSEAKTAFGNGTVFVERFLDKPKHIEVQLLGDNHGNIVHLYERDCSVQRRHQKVVEIAPAKDLPAEVRDNILADAVRLAKTAGYRNAGTAEFLVDQQNRYYFIEINPRIQVEHTITEEITGIDIVAAQIQIAAGATLNQLGLTQDRISTRGFAIQCRITTEDPAKGFSPDTGKIEVYRSSGGNGVRLDTGNGFAGAVITPHYDSMLTKCTCHGSTYEIARRKVLRALIEFRIRGVRTNIPFLASLLTHPTFIDGNCWTTFIDDTPQLFDLIGSQNRAQKLLAYLGDVAVNGSSIKGQIGEPKFKGEIQVPELINSAGEKIDTSTPCTKGWRNIILEQGPKAFAKAVREYKGTLLMDTTWRDAHQSLLATRVRTVDLLGIAKETSHALSNLYSLECWGGATFDVAMRFLYEDPWDRLRKMRKLVPNIPFQMLLRGANGVAYSSLPDNAIDHFVDQAKKNGVDIFRVFDALNDINQLEVGIKAVQKAGGVAEGTISYSGDMLRPGKKYNLEYYLDLADKLVALDIDILGIKDMAGVLKPHAATLLIGSIRKKYPDLPIHVHTHDSAGTGVASMVACAKAGADAVDAATDSLSGMTSQPSINAIIASLEGSECDPGLDPKLVRSLDVYWQQLRLLYSPFEAHLAGPDPEVYEHEIPGGQLTNMMFQASQLGLGSQWLETKKAYEHANELLGDIVKVTPTSKVVGDLAQFMVSNGLSPEDVKAKASQLDFPGSVLEFLEGLMGQPYGGFPEPLRTDALRGRRKLDKRPGLFLDPVDFVKTKRELGKKYGAPVTECDVASYVMYPKVFEDYKKFVQQYGDLSVLPTRYFLSRPEIGEEFNVELEKGKVLILKLLAVGPLSENTGQREVFFEMNGEVRQVTVVDKKAAVENISRPKADANDSSQVGAPMSGVLVELRVHEGSEVKKGDPIAILSAMKMEMSISAPHSGKVSNLQVREGDSVDGSDLVCRIEKA, encoded by the exons GCTCATGAGCTTTCGCTGCACACTGTTGCAGTCTTCAG TTATGAGGATCGGTTGAGTATGCACCGACAGA AGGCCGATGAAGCCTACGTTATTGGCAAGCGTGGACAGTATACCCCTGTTGGCGCATACCtcgctggtgatgagattATCAAAATCGCTGTCGAGCACGGCGTGCAGATGATTCACCCTG GTTACGGTTTCCTCTCCGAGAACGCTGAGTTTGCCCGCAGcgtcgagaaggctggccTCATC TTTGTCGGCCCCTCCCCCGATGTGATTGATTCTCTTGGTGACAAGGTTTCTGCCCGAAAGCTTGCCAATGCCGCCAATGTACCTGTCGTCCCCGGTACCCAGGGTGCTGTTGAGAGATAcgaggaggtcaaggacttCACCGACAAGTATGGTTTccctatcatcatcaaggctgcCTTCGGTGGTGGCGGTCGTGGTATGCGAGTAGTCCGCGAGCAGGAGAGTCTTAAGGAGTCCTTTGAGCGTGCCACCTCTGAGGCAAAGACTGCTTTCGGTAACGGAACTGTCTTCGTTGAGCGTTTCCTTGACAAGCCCAAGCACATCgaggttcagcttcttggtgataaCCACGGCAACATTGTCCACCTGTACGAGCGTGACTGCTCCGTTCAGCGACGACACCAGAAGGTCGTTGAGATCGCCCCTGCTAAGGATCTCCCCGCCGAGGTCCGCGACAACATTCTCGCTGATGCTGTGAGACTGGCCAAGACCGCTGGTTACCGCAATGCCGGTACTGCTGAGTTCCTGGTTGACCAGCAGAACCGCTACTACTTTATCGAGATCAACCCTCGTATTCAAGTTGAGCACACCATCACTGAAGAGATCACTGGTATCGATATCGTTGCCGCCCAGATTCAGATCGCTGCTGGCGCCACATTGAACCAGCTTGGCCTCACCCAAGATCGCATCTCGACCCGTGGTTTTGCTATCCAGTGCCGTATCACAACTGAGGACCCTGCCAAGGGATTCTCGCCTGACACTGGAAAGATCGAGGTTTACCGATCATCTGGCGGTAACGGTGTCCGCCTGGACACTGGTAACGGTTTCGCCGGTGCTGTTATCACCCCCCACTACGACTCTATGCTTACAAAGTGTACCTGTCACGGTTCTACATACGAAATCGCTCGTAGAAAGGTTCTCCGAGCCTTGATCGAGTTCCGTATTCGAGGAGTCCGAACAAACATTCCTTTCCTGGCCTCCCTCCTCACTCACCCTACCTTTATTGATGGAAACTGCTGGACCACTTTCATCGACGATACCCCTCAACTCTTTGATCTTATTGGCAGCCAGAACCGCGCCCAGAAGCTGCTTGCCTACCTCGGTGACGTTGCCGTCAACGGTAGCAGCATCAAGGGTCAAATCGGCGagcccaagttcaagggTGAAATCCAAGTTCCTGAGCTTATCAACTCTGCCGGAGAGAAGATTGATACCTCCACGCCCTGCACCAAGGGATGGCGAAACATCATTCTCGAACAGGGACCCAAGGCTTTCGCGAAGGCTGTCCGCGAGTACAAGGGTACTCTGCTCATGGACACGACTTGGAGAGACGCCCATCAGTCACTTCTGGCTACTCGTGTTCGTACTGTCGACTTGCTCGGTATTGCCAAGGAAACTAGCCATGCGCTCTCCAACCTGTACTCCCTTGAGTGCTGGGGTGGTGCCACCTTTGATGTTGCTATGCGATTCCTCTACGAGGACCCCTGGGACCGACTCCGAAAGATGCGAAAACTTGTTCCCAACATTCCTTTCCAGATGCTTCTCCGTGGTGCTAACGGTGTTGCTTATTCCTCTCTGCCTGATAACGCTATCGATCACTTCGTcgaccaggccaagaagaacggtGTCGATATCTTCCGTGTCTTTGATGCCCTGAACGATATCAACCAACTCGAGGTTGGAATCAAAGCTGTTCAAAAGGCTGGCGGAGTTGCCGAGGGAACGATTTCCTACTCGGGTGATA TGCTTCGTCCTGGCAAGAAATACAATCTGGAGTACTACCTCGACCTTGCCGATAAGCTGGTCGCCCTTGACATCGATATCTTGGGTATCAAGGATATGGCTGGTGTGCTCAAGCCACATGCGGCTACACTTCTGATCGGATCAATCCGAAAGAAGTACCCTGACCTTCCCATCCACGTGCATACACACGACTCTGCCGGTACTGGTGTGGCTTCGATGGTCGCTTGCGCCAAGGCGGGCGCCGATGCTGTCGATGCTGCCACCGACAGCCTGTCTGGCATGACTTCGCAGCCCAGtatcaacgccatcattGCTTCCCTTGAGGGCAGCGAGTGTGACCCTGGTCTGGACCCCAAGCTTGTTCGATCACTTGACGTCTACTGGCAGCAACTTCGTCTGCTTTACTCTCCCTTCGAGGCCCATCTGGCTGGCCCCGACCCCGAGGTTTACGAGCATGAGATCCCTGGCGGTCAGTTGACCAACATGATGTTCCAAGCTTCCCAGCTAGGCCTCGGATCCCAGTGGcttgagaccaagaaggccTACGAGCATGCCAACGAGCTTCTCGGTGACATTGTCAAGGTCACTCCTACATCCAAGGTTGTCGGTGATCTTGCCCAGTTCATGGTCTCCAACGGACTCTCCCCCGAGGATGTGAAGGCCAAGGCCTCTCAACTAGATTTCCCCGGCTCCGTGTTGGAGTTCCTTGAGGGTCTGATGGGTCAGCCTTACGGCGGATTCCCTGAGCCTCTACGAACTGATGCCCTTCGCGGCCGTCGCAAGCTCGATAAGAGACCTGGTCTTTTCCTCGACCCCGTCGACTTCGTCAAGACAAAGCGTGAGCTCGGCAAGAAATATGGTGCTCCAGTCACCGAATGCGATGTGGCGTCCTACGTCATGTACCCCAAGGTCTTTGAGGATTACAAGAAGTTCGTTCAGCAGTACGGTGACCTTTCCGTCCTACCTACTCGATACTTCCTATCTCGCCCTGAGATCGGCGAAGAGTTCAAcgttgagctcgagaagggcaaggtGTTGATTCTGAAGCTCCTTGCTGTCGGTCCTCTCTCCGAGAATACCGGCCAGCGTGAGGTCTTCTTCGAGATGAACGGAGAGGTTCGACAAGTCActgttgttgacaagaaggctgctgttgaaaaCATTAGCCGACCTAAGGCCGATGCTAACGACTCGAGCCAGGTCGGCGCGCCTATGTCTGGTGTCCTGGTTGAGCTCCGTGTCCACGAGGGCtctgaggtcaagaagggcgatCCCATCGCCATTCTTTCTgccatgaagatggagatgagcaTATCTGCTCCTCATAGTGGAAAGGTTTCAAACCTTCAAGTCCGTGAGGGTGATTCTGTTGATGGTTCCGATCTCGTGTGTCGAATCGAGAAGGCTTGA